The Paenibacillus dendritiformis region CGTGGAGCGGAGCTTCTCTCGCTGCGTGCCGAGAAGGAGGAGTCTTTCTCTCCGCTTCAGGCCAGTCCCAGCTTGCGCTCGATATGCCACATGGCCTCCTCCACGGTGACGACTGTCTCCGTCTGCTCGGCCATGTCCTTCAGGCGGATCGCTCCGATAGCGGCTTCGCTCTCGCCGATAAGCAGCACGAAGCGAATTCGTTGAGACGCGGCGGAGGCGAGCGCTCTTTTGAGCTTGCGTCCGCTGGTATCCAGCGAGGTGCGTATCCCGCTGGCCCGAAGCGCAGCGGCAGTCCGGAGAACCTCAGGCAGGGTATCCCCGATCGAAATGACAACGGCCGAAGCGCGGGTCCGTTCAGCCGGCCGCCGCGCAACGAGCGCCATGATTGATTCCATGCCGAACGACAGGCCGACGGTAGGGTAGGCTGCATCTTGCCGTCCCGTGAACTGGCCAATAATGGCGTCGTATCTTCCGCCGCCGCCGAGGCTTGAGGCGAAGGAGCCCGACGCATCGAAAATTTCATAAACGGTGCCGGTATAGAAGGAAAGCCCGCGGGACAGGAACGGGTCGAAGGCGCAGCTTGCCGCGAGCCCGGTCCCGTCGATTAGAAGCTGCAGGGCGCGCACCTCGGATACGCCCTCCGACGACTGGAGGCCGCAAGCCGCGGCGAGGGAATCGGCCGAGGTCTCTTCTCTCTCCATCAAGGCCAAGATCGCCTCGGTAACCGACGGCTCCAAGCCTTTGCCAAGAAGCTCGTCCTTGACCCCTTCTTTTCCGATTTTGGCAATTTTGTCGAGCGTCAGCATGACCGACAACGCCTCCCCGGCCGGGACGCCAATCGACTCCAGCAGTTCCCCCAGGAACCGCCGGTTGTTCCATCTTATCGTCACCGGGATGTCCAGGCGGCGGAACGCCTCGATGGCAAGCTGCATCAGCTCTGCCTCGGCTTCCGGCCCTGTAATGCCGACGATATCGGCATCGCATTGCAGAAATTCCCGCAGCCTTCCCCG contains the following coding sequences:
- a CDS encoding histidine--tRNA ligase, giving the protein MQNVKGTYDFFGPEQAARQQVQDVLRNLFELYHFEAMESTILHELDVLTSKYAGGEEIVKEMYQLSDQGERQLGLRYDLTIPFAKVIAMNPGLQLPYKRYEIGKVFRDGPVKRGRLREFLQCDADIVGITGPEAEAELMQLAIEAFRRLDIPVTIRWNNRRFLGELLESIGVPAGEALSVMLTLDKIAKIGKEGVKDELLGKGLEPSVTEAILALMEREETSADSLAAACGLQSSEGVSEVRALQLLIDGTGLAASCAFDPFLSRGLSFYTGTVYEIFDASGSFASSLGGGGRYDAIIGQFTGRQDAAYPTVGLSFGMESIMALVARRPAERTRASAVVISIGDTLPEVLRTAAALRASGIRTSLDTSGRKLKRALASAASQRIRFVLLIGESEAAIGAIRLKDMAEQTETVVTVEEAMWHIERKLGLA